A window from Candidatus Omnitrophota bacterium encodes these proteins:
- a CDS encoding DUF108 domain-containing protein — MVPVGLIGCGTIGSQLARAVERTYRSTARLIALHDVDETRARALQRRLANHPSIVSRAELIRRSRLVLEAASADVAASVALAALRANHDVLIMSVGGLLGRRAWQRAARRSRGRVYLPSGALAAVDGLKALAIGRITRLALTTRKPPKALMSAPYIRRKRLRLDRLKRPLVIFEGSAAAVVNAFPQNTNIAATLTLAAAKHAATPRIRVVADPTIRVNRHELEVDADCGSIRCQIESAPSANPKTSELAVRSAVATLGRIFDRVHIGT; from the coding sequence ATGGTGCCTGTCGGCCTCATCGGCTGCGGGACCATCGGCTCGCAACTCGCAAGAGCTGTTGAGCGAACCTATCGATCAACCGCACGACTGATCGCCCTACATGATGTGGATGAGACGCGCGCACGCGCCCTGCAGCGCCGGCTTGCAAACCATCCCTCGATTGTTTCCCGCGCTGAACTCATCCGGCGAAGCCGCTTGGTGCTTGAGGCCGCCTCAGCCGACGTGGCCGCTTCGGTGGCACTCGCCGCTCTCCGCGCGAATCATGATGTGCTCATCATGAGCGTCGGCGGACTGCTCGGACGCCGGGCCTGGCAACGCGCAGCACGGCGCTCCAGAGGGCGGGTCTATCTGCCAAGCGGAGCCCTCGCCGCCGTGGATGGCCTCAAGGCCCTCGCCATCGGGCGCATCACGCGCCTGGCCTTGACGACGCGCAAACCCCCGAAGGCTCTGATGAGCGCGCCGTATATCCGCCGCAAGCGGCTTCGGCTGGACCGTCTGAAGCGACCCCTCGTCATTTTCGAAGGCTCCGCGGCTGCCGTCGTCAACGCGTTCCCCCAAAATACGAATATCGCCGCCACCTTGACGTTGGCCGCCGCCAAGCATGCCGCGACCCCGCGCATTCGGGTGGTCGCGGACCCCACAATTCGCGTCAACCGCCACGAACTTGAAGTGGACGCCGATTGCGGGTCGATTCGTTGCCAGATTGAAAGCGCGCCGAGCGCTAACCCGAAAACAAGCGAGCTCGCGGTGCGGTCCGCCGTCGCAACGCTCGGACGGATTTTCGACCGCGTGCACATCGGCACCTGA
- a CDS encoding aspartate 1-decarboxylase → MMRTICKSKLHRAVVTDANVNYTGSLTLDAQLMKAANILPYEQVHVVDVDNGARIVTYCIEGQAGSGTVCINGAAARLITVGDRVIIMSYAQLTEQEVEAFSPTVIMVDAGNRIRDVVRERCRFLEETAGNPSRRS, encoded by the coding sequence ATGATGCGAACGATCTGCAAGTCCAAGCTCCACCGCGCCGTCGTGACGGATGCCAATGTGAATTACACCGGCAGCCTCACACTGGATGCGCAGCTGATGAAGGCGGCCAACATCCTGCCGTATGAGCAGGTCCATGTCGTCGACGTGGACAACGGAGCCCGCATCGTGACGTATTGCATCGAGGGCCAGGCGGGGTCCGGCACCGTCTGCATCAATGGCGCGGCGGCCCGGCTGATCACGGTCGGCGATCGCGTGATCATCATGTCGTACGCGCAGTTGACGGAGCAAGAGGTTGAGGCCTTTTCACCTACGGTGATTATGGTGGACGCGGGCAACCGCATCCGGGATGTTGTTCGCGAGCGCTGCCGATTTCTCGAGGAGACGGCGGGGAATCCCTCGCGGCGATCGTAG
- a CDS encoding pantoate--beta-alanine ligase, whose product MTIIRSVRQMQQRAVRLRAQGKRIGVVPTMGALHEGHLSLIRRAARENDVVVVTMFVNPLQFGPKEDFASYPRPFARDVRLAASAGAHVIFSPAAQDMYPEGSHTTIDPGPLAQRWEGKIRPGHFRGVATVVWLLFEITQPTNAYFGQKDYQQARIIHQMIRDAHLPIRFHLCPTIREADGLAMSSRNIYLSPSHRRQAAVLRQALQQAQRGIRAGERRAEGVQRAMTQRIRSAPEARIDYVALVNAATLEPLTRVSGRVALLLAVRFGRTRLIDNLLVDVP is encoded by the coding sequence ATGACCATCATTCGGTCAGTGCGACAGATGCAGCAGCGCGCGGTGCGCCTGCGGGCTCAAGGCAAGCGCATTGGGGTTGTGCCCACCATGGGCGCGCTGCATGAAGGGCATCTGTCCTTGATACGGCGCGCGGCTCGCGAGAACGATGTCGTGGTCGTGACGATGTTCGTGAATCCATTGCAGTTTGGGCCGAAGGAAGATTTCGCCAGCTACCCTCGGCCGTTTGCGCGCGATGTTCGTCTGGCAGCGTCCGCAGGCGCTCATGTGATTTTTTCGCCGGCGGCCCAGGACATGTATCCTGAGGGATCTCACACAACGATCGACCCTGGCCCATTAGCGCAGCGATGGGAAGGGAAGATCCGCCCAGGACATTTTCGCGGGGTTGCGACGGTGGTGTGGCTGCTCTTTGAGATCACGCAGCCGACCAACGCCTACTTCGGCCAAAAAGATTATCAGCAAGCCCGGATCATTCACCAGATGATTCGCGATGCGCATCTGCCGATTCGGTTTCACCTCTGTCCCACGATTCGCGAAGCGGATGGGCTGGCCATGAGCTCGCGCAATATCTACTTATCGCCGAGCCATCGGCGGCAAGCCGCCGTGCTCCGTCAAGCGCTCCAACAGGCGCAACGCGGCATTCGAGCCGGCGAACGTCGCGCCGAAGGCGTGCAGCGCGCGATGACGCAACGCATCCGATCAGCACCTGAGGCGCGGATTGATTATGTCGCACTCGTCAACGCCGCGACGCTCGAGCCATTGACGCGCGTTTCCGGGCGCGTCGCCCTGCTGCTGGCCGTCCGATTCGGCCGCACACGATTGATTGACAATCTTCTCGTCGACGTGCCATAA
- the folK gene encoding 2-amino-4-hydroxy-6-hydroxymethyldihydropteridine diphosphokinase: protein MSRVFIGIGSNEGDRLSLISTSVQALNRVPGVQVTQMAPIIETEPAGGPPQGPFLNTVVEIDTTLAPRALLQTLQAIERQLGRVPSTERWGPRPIDLDILLYGDRAVNEPDLEIPHPRLHERLFVLQPLAQLSPECIHPVLRKPIVALLQAISDMKQPFHI, encoded by the coding sequence ATGAGCCGAGTATTCATCGGAATCGGATCTAATGAAGGCGACCGTCTATCGCTGATTTCAACATCGGTCCAGGCGTTGAATCGGGTTCCTGGGGTCCAGGTAACCCAGATGGCGCCGATCATCGAGACTGAACCAGCGGGAGGTCCTCCGCAAGGCCCCTTCCTCAACACCGTGGTTGAAATCGACACGACGCTTGCGCCGCGTGCGCTGCTGCAGACGCTCCAAGCGATCGAGCGGCAGCTGGGGCGGGTGCCCTCAACCGAACGATGGGGTCCTCGCCCCATCGACCTGGACATTCTTCTCTATGGAGATCGGGCCGTCAATGAGCCGGATCTGGAGATTCCACATCCCCGCCTGCATGAGCGGCTCTTTGTGCTGCAGCCGCTTGCTCAACTTTCCCCTGAGTGCATCCACCCGGTGCTGCGGAAGCCCATCGTCGCCCTCCTCCAAGCGATATCAGATATGAAACAGCCGTTTCATATCTGA
- a CDS encoding LL-diaminopimelate aminotransferase: MATTNQFEKADRLKQLPPYLFVEIDKAKRKLQAEGMDVIDLGVGDPDLPTPAHIIAKLKHTIDDPANHRYSFTEGIPELRKAIAEWYQRRFNVTLDPSTEVLPLLGSKEGIANLPLAVANPGDVVLVPDPCYPPYRSSTIFAGAEPVSMPLLEENQFFPDLGALSQKAARRAKLMFLNYPNNPTAATATAEQFQEAIALAKEYGVAIAHDAAYSEIAFDGYTPMSFLELPDAKSVGVEFHSLSKTYNMTGWRIGFACGNAKLIAALTQLKTNIDSGIFQPIQWAGIEALTGDQTPLQQAVATYQQRRDLLVEGLANAGWQVPKPKASFYLWARVPTKEHSITFASRLLEQSHVVITPGVGFGPSGEGYVRMSLTSPIERLQDAISRLAKALA; this comes from the coding sequence ATGGCAACGACGAACCAATTCGAGAAGGCGGATCGGCTCAAGCAGTTGCCGCCGTATCTCTTCGTTGAGATCGACAAGGCGAAGCGGAAACTGCAAGCTGAGGGCATGGATGTCATTGACTTGGGAGTCGGTGACCCTGATTTGCCCACGCCAGCTCATATCATCGCCAAGCTCAAACACACCATCGATGATCCAGCCAATCACCGGTACAGCTTTACCGAAGGCATTCCTGAGCTGCGCAAAGCGATCGCGGAGTGGTATCAGCGACGGTTCAACGTGACCCTGGATCCCAGCACCGAGGTGCTGCCGTTGCTTGGCTCCAAAGAGGGCATCGCGAATCTTCCGCTGGCGGTGGCGAATCCTGGCGATGTGGTGCTGGTCCCGGATCCGTGTTATCCGCCGTATCGCAGCAGCACGATCTTCGCCGGGGCTGAGCCGGTCTCCATGCCGCTGCTGGAAGAGAACCAATTTTTCCCGGATCTCGGTGCGCTGAGCCAAAAAGCGGCTCGTCGAGCCAAGCTCATGTTCCTCAATTATCCGAACAATCCGACCGCGGCCACCGCCACGGCTGAGCAGTTTCAGGAAGCGATTGCGCTGGCGAAAGAGTATGGCGTTGCGATCGCGCATGACGCGGCGTATTCGGAAATTGCCTTCGACGGCTACACGCCGATGAGTTTTCTCGAGCTGCCGGATGCAAAATCTGTTGGGGTGGAGTTCCACAGCCTCTCCAAAACCTACAACATGACCGGCTGGCGCATTGGGTTTGCCTGCGGCAATGCCAAGCTGATCGCAGCGCTCACACAACTGAAGACGAATATTGACTCAGGGATTTTTCAGCCGATCCAGTGGGCCGGGATCGAAGCCCTCACCGGTGATCAGACCCCGTTGCAACAGGCAGTGGCGACGTATCAGCAACGGCGTGACCTGCTCGTGGAGGGATTAGCCAACGCTGGCTGGCAGGTGCCGAAACCCAAGGCGTCCTTCTATCTCTGGGCCCGCGTGCCGACCAAGGAACATTCCATCACCTTTGCGTCTCGGCTGCTTGAGCAATCGCACGTCGTCATCACACCCGGCGTGGGCTTCGGCCCCTCCGGCGAAGGGTACGTCCGCATGTCCCTCACCTCACCCATCGAACGCCTGCAGGATGCGATTTCCCGTCTGGCCAAGGCGCTCGCATAA
- a CDS encoding 4-hydroxy-tetrahydrodipicolinate reductase: MAVKLVISGACGRMGQAIARCALGDAVFSLGAVLEASGHEAIGKAYSQVLGRPVTPMVTVSTDAKQAMGQGDVVIEFTSPEATIAHLALAQELRKPMVIGTTGLSEAQLVSIRNASKAIPIMFSPNMSVGVNVLFELAHLAAQRLGLSYDVEVVEAHHKQKKDAPSGTAKRLAEELAAARQQPTSAITVHAVRAGDIVGDHTVILAGPSERLELTHRAHSRDVFAQGALRAAQFVVKQQPGLYDMSHVLKSRVTQDT; encoded by the coding sequence ATGGCCGTTAAATTGGTGATTAGCGGTGCGTGTGGGCGGATGGGGCAAGCGATTGCCCGGTGCGCGCTGGGGGATGCTGTCTTCAGCCTCGGTGCCGTCCTTGAAGCCTCAGGCCATGAAGCGATCGGCAAAGCGTACAGCCAAGTCCTTGGCCGGCCAGTCACACCGATGGTGACCGTCAGCACCGATGCGAAGCAGGCGATGGGGCAGGGCGATGTGGTGATCGAATTCACCTCACCTGAGGCTACGATCGCGCATCTTGCGTTAGCGCAGGAGCTGCGCAAGCCGATGGTGATCGGCACAACCGGATTATCTGAAGCCCAGCTGGTGAGCATTCGCAATGCGTCCAAGGCCATTCCGATTATGTTCAGCCCAAACATGAGTGTTGGCGTCAACGTCCTGTTTGAGCTGGCCCACTTGGCCGCGCAGCGTCTGGGTTTGTCCTATGACGTTGAGGTGGTCGAAGCGCACCACAAGCAGAAAAAAGACGCGCCGAGCGGCACGGCCAAGCGGCTTGCCGAGGAGTTGGCGGCGGCGCGCCAGCAGCCGACGAGCGCCATCACGGTCCATGCGGTGCGCGCCGGCGACATTGTCGGTGATCACACGGTGATTTTGGCCGGACCATCCGAGCGGCTGGAGCTGACGCATCGCGCCCATAGCCGCGACGTCTTTGCCCAAGGCGCTCTACGCGCCGCCCAGTTCGTCGTCAAGCAGCAGCCCGGCCTCTACGATATGAGTCACGTCCTCAAGTCAAGAGTGACACAAGACACATGA
- a CDS encoding 4-hydroxy-tetrahydrodipicolinate synthase, whose protein sequence is MSTLRLRGSMVAIVTPFRDDAIDEKALKHLIDWHVKSGTTAIVPCGTTGESATLSFEEHDRVIKLSVKAARGRIPVIAGTGSNSTREAIRITKHAQDSGADAALLISPYYNKPTQRGLYLHFKAIADAVELPLIPYNIMSRTAVNIEPETFAQLAQIPNIVAVKESSGNLEQMSRILQLTQGKIALISGDDALTLPVLAIGGVGVISVVANIVPKDVAAMVAAFEAGERAEAIQWHHRLLPLTKAMFLETNPIPVKTAMGILGMIQPELRLPLCEMSETNHERLQMTLESYGLLKSSKAHSTQRATWPLNW, encoded by the coding sequence ATGAGCACACTGCGCTTGCGGGGTTCCATGGTGGCGATCGTCACGCCGTTTCGCGACGATGCAATTGATGAGAAGGCGCTCAAGCATCTCATCGATTGGCATGTGAAATCCGGCACGACCGCGATTGTGCCCTGCGGAACCACCGGCGAATCGGCGACGCTGTCGTTTGAAGAGCACGACCGCGTCATTAAACTGTCGGTCAAAGCCGCCCGCGGCCGGATTCCGGTGATCGCTGGTACGGGCTCCAATAGCACGCGAGAAGCCATCCGCATCACCAAGCACGCGCAGGACTCCGGCGCGGATGCGGCGCTCTTGATCAGCCCCTACTACAATAAGCCGACCCAGCGGGGCTTGTACCTGCACTTTAAGGCGATTGCCGATGCGGTGGAGCTGCCGCTGATTCCCTATAACATCATGTCGCGCACGGCGGTCAACATCGAGCCGGAGACCTTTGCGCAATTGGCACAAATTCCGAATATCGTGGCGGTGAAAGAGTCCAGCGGGAACCTTGAGCAGATGAGCCGGATTCTGCAGCTGACCCAGGGCAAGATCGCGCTGATTTCCGGCGATGATGCGCTGACACTCCCCGTCCTGGCGATCGGCGGGGTAGGGGTCATCTCGGTGGTGGCGAATATCGTGCCGAAGGATGTGGCCGCGATGGTGGCGGCATTTGAGGCCGGCGAGCGGGCCGAAGCCATCCAGTGGCATCACCGGCTGCTGCCGCTGACCAAGGCGATGTTCTTGGAGACGAACCCCATTCCGGTCAAGACCGCGATGGGGATTTTGGGCATGATCCAGCCTGAGCTGCGATTGCCATTATGCGAGATGTCCGAGACGAACCATGAACGGTTGCAGATGACGCTCGAAAGCTATGGGTTGTTGAAATCCAGCAAGGCACACAGCACACAGAGGGCGACATGGCCGTTAAATTGGTGA
- a CDS encoding diaminopimelate epimerase, whose protein sequence is MKKIPFTKMAGTGNDFIVVDARRRQCNGVSRRWSAVSQALCDRHHGIGADGMLLLEPSRSAAAKMRIFNADGSEAEMCGNGARCVALYLAHSTPRPDPQSRGGQHTAHSSKAITLETLAGTLSARVQGNRVATRMMEPTELQLQQSLKVGARTIRYGFVNTGVPHMVVAVPNLETIDVEGLGRRLRFHKVFAPQGTNVNFIQRLGPHRLKIRTYERGVEDETLACGTGMVASAIVAVLGRAKASSRPQRFRMTLQPRSGELVAVSCMAQPQRGTWRVADVVMEGPAQRVFDGEVSV, encoded by the coding sequence ATGAAGAAGATTCCCTTTACCAAAATGGCCGGCACCGGCAATGACTTTATTGTCGTGGATGCCAGGCGCCGTCAGTGTAACGGCGTCTCAAGACGATGGAGCGCTGTCAGCCAAGCCTTGTGCGACCGGCACCACGGCATCGGCGCGGATGGGATGCTGCTGTTGGAGCCATCGCGCTCAGCCGCCGCGAAAATGCGCATCTTCAACGCCGATGGTTCTGAGGCTGAGATGTGCGGCAATGGCGCGCGCTGTGTCGCGCTGTATTTGGCACACAGCACACCCCGGCCCGACCCGCAGAGCCGGGGCGGGCAGCACACAGCACACAGCAGCAAAGCCATCACCTTAGAGACATTGGCGGGGACGTTATCGGCGCGGGTGCAGGGCAACCGTGTGGCGACGCGAATGATGGAGCCAACCGAGTTGCAGCTGCAGCAGTCGCTGAAGGTCGGCGCACGGACGATTCGCTATGGGTTTGTGAATACTGGCGTGCCGCATATGGTGGTGGCCGTTCCCAACCTTGAGACGATTGACGTCGAGGGCTTGGGGCGCCGGTTGCGATTTCACAAGGTGTTTGCGCCGCAGGGCACCAACGTCAATTTCATCCAGCGGCTGGGTCCCCATCGACTGAAGATCCGAACGTACGAGCGGGGGGTGGAGGATGAAACCTTGGCCTGTGGCACTGGCATGGTGGCCTCAGCGATCGTCGCAGTATTGGGCCGAGCCAAGGCATCATCTCGTCCGCAGCGATTTCGCATGACCCTTCAACCCCGCAGCGGGGAGTTGGTGGCCGTCTCATGCATGGCGCAACCGCAGCGTGGAACCTGGCGCGTGGCTGATGTCGTCATGGAAGGGCCTGCACAACGCGTCTTCGACGGCGAGGTTTCGGTATGA
- the lysA gene encoding diaminopimelate decarboxylase: MYYPHDFHQVKGQLYCERVPVAQIAEQVGTPVYIYSRKTLVEHLEKLRSAFREIQPLICFSVKANGNLAILRLLVSHGAGLDIVSGGELFKALKAGCPPSKIVFASVGKTDAEIHEALKAGIFCFNVESEPELRAIDRIAQSMRTAARVALRLNPDVEAHTHRYITTGVAETKFGIDRAAAETLLRSHAKFRGVEMIGIHLHIGSQITKPEPFVEAIRRAGEVIRQGRRDGAPLEWLNLGGGLGIIYKDERPQTPQQFAKAVLPLIEPLGVRLILEPGRFIVGNAGILVAEVLYVKRSRRKQFAVVNAGMNDLIRPALYGAYHEVIPVGSGAGAANGTGRFDIVGPICESADVFAKNRSLGRVAAGQRLAILGAGAYGFTMASNYNGRTRPAEVLVRGNRWAVIRRRETRSDLIRHDVIPSGFLT, translated from the coding sequence ATGTACTATCCACACGACTTTCATCAAGTGAAAGGCCAGCTCTATTGCGAGCGCGTGCCGGTGGCTCAGATTGCCGAGCAGGTCGGCACGCCGGTCTACATCTATAGCCGCAAAACTCTGGTGGAGCATCTGGAGAAGCTGCGGTCGGCCTTTCGCGAAATCCAGCCGCTGATCTGTTTCTCCGTGAAAGCCAACGGCAACCTGGCGATTCTCAGGCTGCTGGTCAGCCATGGGGCCGGGCTGGATATCGTCTCCGGAGGCGAGCTGTTTAAGGCGCTCAAAGCCGGCTGCCCGCCATCGAAGATCGTGTTTGCCAGCGTTGGAAAAACCGATGCGGAAATTCACGAAGCGCTAAAGGCCGGCATCTTTTGCTTCAATGTGGAGTCCGAGCCAGAGCTGCGCGCCATTGATCGCATCGCGCAATCGATGCGCACGGCCGCGCGGGTAGCGCTGCGGCTCAACCCTGACGTCGAAGCGCATACGCATCGCTACATCACGACCGGAGTGGCCGAGACCAAATTCGGCATCGACCGGGCAGCGGCTGAAACCTTGCTGCGCTCGCATGCGAAATTTCGCGGTGTCGAGATGATCGGGATCCACCTGCACATCGGCTCGCAGATCACCAAGCCCGAGCCGTTTGTGGAAGCGATCCGGCGAGCCGGCGAGGTGATCCGGCAGGGGCGGCGAGACGGGGCCCCTCTGGAGTGGCTCAATCTTGGCGGCGGGCTTGGCATCATCTATAAAGATGAACGGCCGCAAACGCCGCAGCAGTTTGCCAAGGCGGTGCTGCCGCTGATTGAACCCTTAGGAGTGCGGCTGATTCTTGAGCCAGGCCGGTTCATCGTGGGCAATGCCGGGATTCTCGTGGCTGAAGTGCTTTATGTCAAACGCTCGCGCCGAAAACAATTTGCCGTCGTGAATGCGGGCATGAACGATTTGATCCGCCCGGCCTTGTATGGAGCGTATCATGAGGTGATCCCTGTCGGATCAGGTGCGGGTGCCGCCAATGGGACAGGTCGGTTCGACATCGTTGGGCCGATCTGTGAAAGCGCTGATGTGTTCGCGAAAAATCGATCACTGGGACGCGTGGCCGCCGGGCAGCGACTAGCGATTCTGGGTGCTGGCGCCTATGGGTTTACCATGGCGTCCAACTACAACGGACGCACGAGGCCGGCCGAGGTGCTGGTGCGCGGCAACCGTTGGGCCGTCATCCGACGCCGCGAGACTCGGTCTGATCTTATTCGCCATGATGTGATTCCATCTGGGTTTCTCACATGA
- the argH gene encoding argininosuccinate lyase encodes MSTQRKLWGGRFTKKTDPMVERFTSSISVDYRLAKYDVIGSMAHAKMLGKCRIIPSSDSQKLVKGLTRILRSIEAGRWPAPARGGPGTLDAGAEDIHTQIQQQLARGIGPVAKKLHTARSRNDQVSLDLRLYARSAVANLMGRIQEVQRALVSMAHKHVEVVIPGYTHLQQAQPVLLAHHLLAYVEMLERDRARLADARARIDVLPLGSGALAGTSWPIDRRYVAKLLGFSQVSDNSMDAVSDRDFALEVVSALAVLAMHLSRFSEDLILWSTAEFGIAALDDAFATGSSLMPQKKNPDVLELIRGQAGLIIGNLTGFLTMMKGLPLTYNRDLQWDKRFVFESVEASDDALTVLARLVYHVRIRRSSAARLLASDTLCATDLAEYLVKKGEPFATAHEIVGRIVAAAESQGNALRDFRWAQLQRFSPRFGRDALAVMDPAQSVNRKRSLGSTNPQMVRQAIARWRKTLT; translated from the coding sequence ATGAGCACTCAGCGCAAATTGTGGGGCGGGAGGTTCACGAAGAAGACGGATCCGATGGTGGAGCGGTTCACCTCAAGCATCAGCGTGGATTACCGGCTGGCGAAATATGACGTGATCGGCTCGATGGCTCACGCCAAGATGCTGGGGAAGTGCCGGATTATTCCATCGTCTGACAGCCAGAAACTCGTCAAAGGACTGACACGAATCCTCCGCTCAATTGAGGCTGGACGCTGGCCCGCCCCGGCACGTGGCGGGCCGGGGACGCTGGACGCTGGAGCCGAAGATATCCATACGCAAATTCAGCAGCAACTGGCGCGAGGGATCGGGCCGGTGGCCAAGAAGTTGCACACCGCGCGCAGCCGCAACGATCAGGTGAGTCTTGACCTGCGCCTGTACGCTCGATCGGCCGTGGCCAACCTCATGGGGCGGATTCAGGAGGTGCAGCGGGCCCTTGTGTCGATGGCCCACAAGCATGTCGAGGTGGTAATTCCAGGCTACACGCACCTTCAACAAGCCCAGCCGGTGCTGCTGGCGCATCACCTGCTCGCGTACGTCGAGATGCTTGAGCGAGATCGAGCGCGGCTGGCTGATGCTCGAGCGCGCATCGATGTGCTGCCGCTCGGCTCAGGGGCGCTTGCCGGCACGTCATGGCCAATCGACCGCCGCTACGTGGCCAAGCTCCTGGGATTCTCTCAGGTGTCAGACAACAGCATGGATGCGGTGTCGGATCGAGATTTCGCGCTGGAGGTCGTCTCGGCGCTCGCGGTGCTTGCTATGCATCTGTCGCGCTTCTCCGAGGACCTCATTCTCTGGTCCACGGCAGAATTCGGCATTGCGGCGCTGGATGATGCGTTTGCCACCGGATCGAGTCTGATGCCGCAGAAGAAAAATCCGGATGTGCTGGAGCTCATCCGTGGGCAGGCGGGGCTGATCATCGGCAATCTCACCGGGTTTCTGACGATGATGAAGGGCTTGCCGTTGACGTACAACCGCGATTTGCAATGGGACAAGCGATTCGTGTTTGAGTCGGTGGAAGCCTCCGACGACGCCTTGACCGTGCTCGCGCGATTGGTTTACCATGTGCGTATCCGCCGATCATCCGCGGCTCGGCTCCTTGCGTCCGATACGCTCTGCGCGACGGATCTTGCAGAGTATCTCGTCAAGAAGGGTGAGCCATTTGCCACGGCTCATGAGATCGTGGGCCGCATCGTTGCTGCCGCCGAATCCCAAGGGAACGCCTTGCGCGATTTCCGCTGGGCTCAGTTGCAGCGATTCTCGCCACGGTTTGGGCGGGATGCGCTGGCGGTTATGGATCCGGCGCAGTCGGTGAATCGCAAACGAAGTTTAGGCAGCACGAATCCGCAGATGGTGCGACAGGCGATCGCCCGCTGGCGAAAAACCCTAACCTAA
- a CDS encoding argininosuccinate synthase, which translates to MMSKTVVLAYSGGLDTSVCVKWLTERGYRVVAFMANVGQGDPSAAAVTRAKIAGAASVVVKDVRQEFVSDYIWPALKANAVYEGKYVLATALSRPLIAKHLVDVAHAVKATAVAHGCTGKGNDQVRFEVTARILDPRLQIIAPVREWEFRSRDQEIDYAKRHRIPIDVTKRSPYSIDQNLWGTSIEAGVLEHPWIEPPSDTYRSIRAPERATSKPGYVTIDFTRGTPTGLNGTRLSGVRLIKRLSAIGAQHGIGRADMMESRVVGIKSREVYESPAGAILLEAHQELERLVLDRLLLQFKQGMSAKYAELVYSGLWFTPLKRSLDVFVDETQRRVTGRVRVKLYKGSCQAVGRQSPHSLYRERLATYSAKDQFDQRHAEGFIKLFGLAYEGSPT; encoded by the coding sequence TTGATGAGCAAAACGGTCGTGCTGGCCTATTCAGGCGGTCTTGACACATCGGTCTGCGTGAAGTGGTTAACCGAACGAGGGTATCGCGTCGTCGCGTTTATGGCCAATGTGGGCCAGGGCGATCCGTCAGCCGCGGCGGTTACGCGCGCAAAAATCGCGGGCGCTGCCAGCGTCGTGGTGAAAGATGTGCGCCAAGAGTTTGTCAGCGACTATATCTGGCCGGCGCTCAAAGCCAATGCGGTCTATGAAGGCAAATATGTGCTGGCGACCGCGCTGTCTCGCCCGCTCATTGCCAAACATCTTGTTGATGTGGCCCATGCGGTGAAAGCGACAGCCGTGGCTCATGGCTGCACTGGAAAAGGCAATGATCAAGTGCGATTCGAGGTCACGGCCAGGATTCTTGATCCGCGATTGCAGATCATTGCTCCGGTGCGGGAGTGGGAATTCCGTTCGCGCGATCAGGAAATCGACTACGCCAAACGGCACCGCATTCCCATCGATGTGACCAAGCGCAGCCCGTATAGCATCGATCAAAATCTCTGGGGGACGAGCATCGAGGCCGGGGTGCTGGAACATCCTTGGATTGAGCCGCCCTCGGATACGTATCGGTCGATTCGAGCACCCGAGCGAGCGACCTCGAAACCGGGCTATGTCACGATCGATTTCACTCGTGGCACGCCCACAGGGCTCAATGGCACCCGCCTGTCTGGCGTGCGGCTCATTAAGCGTCTCAGCGCCATCGGGGCTCAGCATGGCATCGGCCGGGCTGATATGATGGAGAGCCGGGTGGTCGGGATCAAATCGCGCGAGGTGTATGAGTCGCCGGCCGGCGCGATCTTGCTTGAGGCGCATCAGGAGTTGGAGCGGCTGGTGCTGGATCGACTGCTGCTGCAGTTTAAGCAGGGGATGTCAGCCAAGTACGCTGAGCTGGTCTACAGCGGGTTGTGGTTCACGCCGCTGAAGCGCAGCCTGGATGTCTTCGTGGATGAGACGCAACGGCGTGTGACCGGGCGCGTTCGGGTCAAGCTCTATAAAGGAAGCTGTCAAGCGGTGGGCCGACAATCGCCGCACAGCCTCTATCGCGAGCGCCTGGCGACGTATTCGGCGAAAGATCAGTTCGACCAGCGCCATGCCGAAGGCTTCATTAAACTGTTCGGATTAGCGTATGAAGGAAGCCCAACATGA